From the genome of Pelobacter propionicus DSM 2379, one region includes:
- a CDS encoding LolA family protein, translating into MKCRSRMFSSLFALFLLVMTSYPALAAEHPATLSDVVSALEKGYATLQDVQADFSQRTSVAGMKREQRGNGEMLLKRPGSSTAMFRFNYARPKQQIVSNGKQVWFYLPDSNQVMVSSMEAMFKGGNSIALSYLTGMGHVSRDFSISFARERQDKNGNYQLELLPKKPTAVLARLSLSVSGEAVARYLRQGNVRDIFPIVSSVVVDAGGNQTRIDYGRARVNRGISSSKFTFRPPPGVDVIQQ; encoded by the coding sequence ATGAAATGCCGATCACGCATGTTTTCCAGTCTTTTCGCACTGTTCCTGCTGGTCATGACCTCATACCCGGCCCTGGCAGCGGAACACCCGGCAACGCTCAGCGATGTGGTCAGCGCCCTGGAGAAGGGTTACGCCACGCTCCAGGACGTTCAGGCCGACTTCAGCCAGAGGACCAGCGTGGCCGGCATGAAAAGAGAACAGCGCGGCAACGGAGAAATGCTCCTGAAGCGACCCGGTTCTTCCACGGCCATGTTCCGCTTCAACTATGCCAGGCCGAAGCAGCAGATCGTCTCCAACGGAAAGCAGGTCTGGTTCTACCTCCCCGACAGCAACCAGGTGATGGTGTCGTCCATGGAAGCCATGTTCAAGGGGGGCAATTCCATCGCACTCTCCTACCTGACCGGCATGGGGCATGTCTCCCGCGACTTCTCCATAAGCTTCGCCCGGGAACGCCAGGACAAAAACGGCAACTACCAGCTGGAGCTGCTGCCCAAAAAGCCCACCGCGGTGCTGGCCCGGCTGTCACTCAGCGTCTCGGGAGAGGCGGTAGCCCGCTACCTGAGACAGGGGAACGTGAGGGACATCTTCCCCATCGTCTCTTCCGTCGTTGTTGACGCAGGCGGCAACCAGACCCGCATCGACTACGGCCGGGCAAGGGTCAACAGGGGCATAAGCAGCTCGAAGTTCACCTTCAGGCCCCCCCCGGGGGTGGACGTCATACAACAGTAA
- a CDS encoding TraR/DksA family transcriptional regulator yields the protein MATDQANKWNEISVILHKMKDDTLREIQKTLKSGTDILTINEPSGDIYDQASSERDRELGLLLGDREREKLHAIDEALLRIREGEYGICEECEEEIPLGRLKALPFARHCVRCKSDLEKLQAQTKRFEEDRAYREIPLGGDEEES from the coding sequence ATGGCAACAGATCAGGCCAACAAGTGGAATGAAATCAGTGTGATCCTCCATAAAATGAAGGATGACACCCTGCGCGAGATACAGAAGACCCTGAAGAGCGGCACCGACATCCTGACCATCAACGAGCCCAGCGGCGACATCTACGATCAGGCCTCATCGGAGCGCGACCGCGAACTGGGGCTCTTGCTGGGAGACCGGGAGCGGGAGAAGCTGCACGCCATCGACGAGGCACTGCTGCGCATCAGGGAAGGGGAGTACGGCATCTGCGAGGAGTGCGAGGAGGAGATTCCTTTGGGCCGCCTGAAGGCGCTGCCCTTTGCCCGACACTGCGTCAGGTGCAAGTCCGACCTGGAGAAGCTCCAGGCCCAGACCAAACGCTTCGAGGAGGATCGCGCCTACCGGGAGATCCCCCTGGGAGGCGATGAGGAAGAATCCTGA
- a CDS encoding YajQ family cyclic di-GMP-binding protein: MPSFDIVSKVDMQEVDNAVNQAVKEISQRYDFKGSKSEISQEKDAVRVLADDDFKLKAVIDVLQSKFLKRNISIKALQYGKVEPASGGMVRQLISVQQGISKEKGKEIIAVIKESKLKVQAQIQDDQVRVTGKNRDDLQGAIQLLKGKDLDIEMQFVNFRE; the protein is encoded by the coding sequence ATGCCGTCATTCGACATCGTTTCAAAAGTCGACATGCAGGAGGTGGACAACGCCGTCAACCAGGCGGTCAAGGAGATCAGTCAACGCTACGACTTCAAAGGCTCCAAGAGCGAGATCAGCCAGGAGAAAGATGCGGTCAGGGTGCTGGCCGATGACGACTTCAAGCTCAAGGCGGTCATTGACGTCTTGCAGTCCAAGTTCCTCAAGCGCAACATCTCCATCAAGGCCCTGCAGTACGGCAAGGTCGAACCGGCCTCGGGCGGTATGGTGCGCCAACTGATCTCGGTCCAGCAGGGGATCTCCAAGGAGAAGGGCAAGGAGATCATCGCCGTCATCAAGGAGTCCAAGCTCAAGGTACAGGCCCAGATTCAGGACGACCAGGTGCGGGTCACCGGCAAGAACCGCGACGATCTGCAGGGCGCCATCCAACTGCTCAAGGGCAAGGATCTGGATATCGAGATGCAGTTCGTGAACTTCAGGGAGTGA
- a CDS encoding DUF362 domain-containing protein, with translation MKARVSVRRVDSYGYERLREAVVALLEPLGGIGAFTGPGERVLLKPNMLAARSPEAAVTTHPALVRIMAELVRSTGASVMVGDSPGIDNYQKVAERSGIGRASLEGGAELVPFDETVEVQGNGTFRRITLARAYWEADKVINLPKLKTHEMMTMTCAVKNLFGAVVGMEKAEWHLRAGTSRQQFAHLLLEIYLLKKPTLNVVDAVVAMEGDGPGSGDPVSLNALIAGVNPLAVDAVAARLAGLPADMLHIQREAERMGLAGARGDGLELVGSALEEFSLRPFRLPRGLDVQFGLPEFLKRGLRRHLTARPVVDKKRCVLCGICRDACPPRVIRIKNSALSIDEGRCIRCWCCRELCPRDAMEVHRGVLMRLVAALRNRRRGQDSSSSPPRGISR, from the coding sequence GTGAAAGCAAGGGTCAGTGTCAGGCGTGTTGACAGTTATGGATATGAGCGGTTACGGGAGGCGGTTGTGGCGCTTCTGGAGCCGCTGGGGGGGATTGGCGCTTTCACGGGGCCGGGGGAACGGGTGCTGCTCAAGCCGAACATGCTGGCGGCCCGGTCGCCGGAGGCGGCTGTCACCACCCATCCTGCACTGGTCAGGATCATGGCCGAGCTGGTGCGGAGCACCGGCGCATCGGTGATGGTTGGCGACAGCCCGGGCATCGACAATTACCAGAAAGTGGCCGAGAGGAGCGGCATCGGCAGGGCCAGCCTGGAAGGGGGGGCAGAGCTCGTTCCTTTCGATGAAACCGTCGAGGTTCAGGGGAATGGCACGTTCCGGCGCATAACCCTTGCCAGGGCCTACTGGGAGGCCGACAAGGTGATCAATCTTCCCAAGCTGAAGACACACGAGATGATGACCATGACCTGCGCCGTGAAAAACCTCTTCGGCGCTGTGGTGGGGATGGAGAAGGCGGAGTGGCATCTCAGGGCTGGCACCTCCCGCCAGCAGTTTGCCCACCTGCTGCTGGAGATCTATCTGCTGAAGAAACCGACCCTGAACGTGGTGGATGCCGTGGTTGCCATGGAGGGGGACGGGCCGGGCAGCGGCGATCCGGTCAGTCTGAACGCCCTGATCGCCGGGGTCAATCCGCTTGCGGTGGATGCCGTGGCGGCGCGTCTGGCGGGGCTGCCGGCCGACATGCTGCACATCCAGCGCGAGGCCGAGCGCATGGGGCTTGCGGGTGCCCGCGGAGATGGGTTGGAACTGGTGGGCAGCGCCCTGGAGGAGTTTTCGCTCCGCCCCTTCCGTCTGCCCCGGGGGCTGGACGTTCAGTTCGGGCTGCCCGAATTCCTGAAACGGGGGCTTAGGCGGCACCTTACGGCGCGGCCGGTCGTGGACAAAAAACGCTGCGTGCTCTGCGGCATCTGCCGTGATGCCTGTCCTCCCCGGGTGATCCGCATAAAGAACAGCGCCCTGTCGATCGACGAAGGGCGCTGTATTCGATGCTGGTGTTGTCGTGAGCTCTGCCCCCGGGATGCCATGGAGGTGCATCGCGGGGTGCTGATGAGGCTGGTGGCCGCGTTACGAAACCGGCGCAGGGGTCAGGATTCTTCCTCATCGCCTCCCAGGGGGATCTCCCGGTAG
- a CDS encoding PfaD family polyunsaturated fatty acid/polyketide biosynthesis protein, producing the protein MEHPLLGWCRPDAAPCSGTDLADGLRRLHRPLFIAAQDDSLTPLSRPRLLADSEPPPSGALPLVGFSPPCPPENLGDPSFCGELGIRYPYLGGSMAKGISSVAMALALGRAGMLGFFGAAGLTISQVEEAVNQLTSSKVPFGCNLIHSPHDPELEQTLVQLYLERNVRLMEASAFMKLTLPLVRYRLAGIRRNDDGSIHTPNRIIAKVSREELAARFFAPPPEAFLHELVADKEITHEQAELAAHIPMAQEITAEADSGGHTDNRPANALFPTIASLAARMQAEHNYDLRLRVGLGGGISTPAAAAAAFVMGAAYVMTGSVNQACRESGTSDEVRAMLAETRQADVTMAPSADMFEMGVNVQVLKRGTMFPMRAQKLYEIYRAWPSLEQIPTLEREKLEKTIFQAPLEQIWKITRDYFLKRAPQQVSRAEQDPKHRMALVFRWYLGQAAHWAKDGDRSRRIDYQIWCGPAMGAFNEWVADSFLEPPANRDVVTVGLNILFGAALMTRASVLRCQGLPIPREALTTKPLELAHIKEYLSGENARS; encoded by the coding sequence ATGGAACACCCCCTTCTGGGGTGGTGTCGGCCAGACGCCGCCCCCTGCTCCGGAACAGACCTGGCCGATGGCCTTCGCCGCCTTCACCGGCCGCTCTTCATCGCCGCCCAGGACGATTCCCTGACCCCCCTCTCCAGGCCACGGCTGCTGGCGGACAGTGAGCCACCACCGAGCGGCGCCCTGCCGCTGGTCGGCTTCTCCCCCCCATGTCCCCCTGAAAACCTGGGCGATCCCTCCTTCTGCGGGGAACTGGGAATCCGCTACCCCTACCTAGGCGGTTCCATGGCCAAGGGGATCAGTTCGGTGGCCATGGCGCTGGCCCTGGGCAGGGCAGGCATGCTCGGCTTCTTCGGCGCCGCGGGCCTGACCATCTCCCAGGTGGAAGAGGCCGTCAACCAGCTCACGTCCAGCAAGGTTCCCTTCGGCTGCAACCTGATCCATTCGCCCCACGACCCGGAACTGGAGCAGACCCTGGTTCAGCTCTACCTGGAGCGGAACGTGCGGCTGATGGAGGCATCGGCCTTCATGAAGCTGACCCTGCCGCTGGTGCGCTACCGCCTGGCCGGCATCCGCCGTAATGACGACGGCAGCATCCACACCCCCAACCGGATCATCGCCAAGGTCTCCCGAGAGGAGTTGGCGGCACGGTTCTTCGCCCCGCCACCCGAGGCGTTTCTTCACGAGCTGGTGGCGGACAAAGAGATCACCCACGAACAGGCGGAACTGGCTGCCCATATCCCCATGGCCCAGGAGATCACCGCCGAGGCCGATTCCGGCGGGCACACCGACAACCGGCCAGCCAACGCCCTCTTCCCCACCATCGCATCCCTGGCGGCCCGCATGCAGGCCGAGCACAACTATGACCTGAGGCTGCGCGTCGGCCTGGGGGGAGGCATCTCCACACCTGCCGCGGCTGCGGCGGCCTTTGTCATGGGCGCGGCCTACGTCATGACCGGCTCGGTCAACCAGGCATGCCGGGAGTCGGGAACCTCGGACGAGGTGCGCGCCATGCTGGCCGAAACCCGCCAGGCAGACGTGACCATGGCCCCCTCGGCCGACATGTTCGAGATGGGGGTCAACGTGCAGGTACTCAAGCGCGGCACCATGTTCCCCATGCGCGCCCAGAAGCTGTACGAGATCTACCGCGCCTGGCCGAGCCTGGAGCAGATCCCGACTCTCGAGCGTGAAAAGCTGGAAAAGACCATCTTCCAGGCGCCGCTGGAGCAGATCTGGAAGATCACCCGCGACTACTTTCTTAAGCGCGCGCCGCAGCAGGTCAGCCGCGCCGAGCAGGACCCCAAACACCGCATGGCACTGGTCTTCCGCTGGTACCTGGGACAGGCGGCCCACTGGGCCAAGGATGGCGACAGATCGCGCAGGATCGACTACCAGATCTGGTGCGGCCCGGCCATGGGCGCCTTCAACGAATGGGTCGCCGACTCCTTCCTGGAGCCCCCGGCCAACCGCGACGTGGTAACGGTCGGCCTGAACATCCTCTTCGGCGCAGCGCTCATGACCCGCGCCAGCGTACTGCGCTGCCAGGGGCTCCCCATCCCCCGGGAAGCCCTGACCACGAAACCGCTCGAACTCGCACATATCAAGGAGTATCTATCAGGTGAAAACGCTCGATCCTAA
- the rimO gene encoding 30S ribosomal protein S12 methylthiotransferase RimO has translation MVSLGCSKNLVDAEVMLGLLARQEYEITTDEREADIIIVNTCSFIKEAKQESIDAILDLAERKNDGRCHTLIVSGCLPQRYQEELARELPEVDIFIGTGDYPRIAEILAEKSGTDEQLCYIGDPDFVFDETLPRLNSSPAWFSYLKIGEGCSNRCSYCIIPKLRGPYRSRPLEALVAEAEQLASRGVKELNIISQDITRYGSDMEDGTTLETLLRRLVQIDGIQWIRLLYAYPDGISDALIALIRDEPKICKYLDIPLQHISDPVLKLMRRRSNEQQIRELLAKLRREIPTLALRTSLIVGFPGETMEDFTSLMQFVEQARFDRLGVFCYSREEGTPAATMPDQVSERVKRERHRKLMRIQARLSFKRNRELIGTTEQVIVEGYSEETELLLKGRSSRQAPDIDGQVYITAGTADVGDIVALRITDSSDYDLIGEIQERT, from the coding sequence ATGGTCAGCCTGGGCTGCTCAAAGAACCTGGTGGACGCCGAGGTGATGCTGGGACTGCTCGCCCGACAGGAGTACGAGATCACCACCGACGAGCGCGAGGCAGACATCATCATCGTCAACACCTGTTCGTTCATCAAGGAAGCCAAGCAGGAGAGCATCGATGCCATCCTGGATCTGGCCGAGCGCAAGAACGACGGACGCTGCCATACCCTGATCGTCTCCGGCTGCCTGCCCCAGCGCTATCAGGAGGAGCTGGCGCGGGAACTTCCCGAGGTGGATATCTTCATCGGCACCGGCGACTACCCGCGCATCGCCGAGATCCTGGCGGAAAAGTCCGGCACGGACGAGCAGCTGTGTTATATCGGCGACCCGGACTTCGTCTTTGACGAAACTCTGCCGCGGCTCAACTCCTCACCTGCCTGGTTCTCCTATCTCAAGATCGGCGAGGGGTGCTCCAACCGTTGCAGCTACTGCATCATCCCCAAGCTGCGGGGGCCGTACCGTTCACGACCGCTGGAGGCGCTGGTGGCCGAGGCGGAGCAGTTAGCCAGCCGGGGTGTCAAGGAGCTGAATATCATCTCCCAGGACATCACCCGCTACGGCAGCGATATGGAGGACGGCACCACCCTGGAGACTCTGTTGCGCCGCCTGGTGCAGATCGACGGCATCCAGTGGATACGGCTTTTGTACGCCTATCCGGACGGCATCAGCGACGCCCTGATCGCCCTGATCCGCGACGAGCCGAAGATCTGCAAATACCTGGACATCCCGCTGCAACACATCAGCGACCCGGTCCTGAAGCTCATGCGCCGCCGCAGCAACGAACAGCAGATCAGGGAACTGCTCGCAAAACTGCGCCGGGAGATTCCGACCCTGGCGCTGCGCACCTCCCTGATCGTCGGCTTTCCCGGCGAAACGATGGAAGACTTCACCAGCCTGATGCAGTTCGTGGAACAGGCCCGCTTTGACCGCCTGGGGGTATTCTGCTATTCTCGTGAGGAAGGAACGCCAGCCGCCACCATGCCGGATCAGGTTTCCGAGCGGGTCAAGCGCGAACGCCACCGCAAACTGATGCGCATCCAGGCCCGTCTCTCCTTCAAGCGCAACCGCGAACTGATCGGAACAACCGAGCAGGTCATCGTCGAGGGGTACAGCGAAGAGACCGAACTGCTGCTCAAGGGACGCTCTTCGCGCCAGGCGCCCGACATCGACGGCCAGGTGTATATCACCGCCGGTACCGCCGATGTTGGGGATATCGTCGCCCTCAGGATAACCGATTCATCGGACTACGACCTGATTGGAGAGATCCAGGAAAGGACCTGA